In Canis lupus familiaris isolate Mischka breed German Shepherd chromosome 9, alternate assembly UU_Cfam_GSD_1.0, whole genome shotgun sequence, a single window of DNA contains:
- the ARL4D gene encoding ADP-ribosylation factor-like protein 4D → MGNHLTEMAPTASSFLPHFQALHVVVIGLDSAGKTSLLYRLKFKEFVQSVPTKGFNTEKIRVPLGGSRGITFQVWDVGGQEKLRPLWRSYTRRTDGLVFVVDAAEAERLEEAKVELHRISRASDNQGVPVLVLANKQDQPGALSAAEVEKRLAVRELAAATLTHVQGCSAVDGLGLQPGLERLYEMILKRKKAARVGKKRR, encoded by the coding sequence ATGGGGAACCACTTGACTGAGATGGCGCCCACTGCCTCCTCTTTCTTGCCCCACTTCCAGGCCCTGCATGTTGTGGTCATTGGGCTGGATTCTGCGGGAAAGACCTCGCTCCTTTACCGCCTCAagttcaaggaatttgtccagaGCGTCCCCACCAAAGGCTTCAACACAGAGAAGATCCGGGTGCCCCTGGGAGGGTCCCGTGGCATCACCTTCCAAGTGTGGGATGTCGGGGGGCAAGAGAAGCTGCGACCACTGTGGCGCTCCTACACACGGCGGACAGACGGGCTGGTGTTTGTGGTAGATGCTGCTGAGGCTGAGCGCCTGGAGGAGGCCAAGGTGGAGCTACACCGAATCAGTCGGGCTTCGGACAACCAGGGTGTGCCTGTGCTGGTGCTGGCCAACAAGCAGGATCAGCCTGGGGCACTGAGCGCAGCAGAGGTTGAGAAGAGGCTTGCAGTCCGGGAGCTTGCAGCAGCCACCCTCACCCACGTGCAGGGCTGCAGTGCTGTGGATGGGCTGGGCTTGCAGCCAGGCCTGGAGCG